The nucleotide window TCCCAGTGACCCTTCATGCCCTCCAGTACCACCTCGGAGACTCTTACACTGTACAGAGAAGGTGACCACAGCGCTGACCCAAGGAAATACTCCTAGGAAGACGTCACCTCAATGATGCCGGTCTCAGCCACAGCTGATTCCTAGTCCCAGTGGACAAGACACTGTTAACCCCACTGGGCgagaataagaccactaccacaGTTTTTGAGCCAGATTTGAAGGACAGTGGACAACGGCCAGGTCCGTACTCAGAATTCCCAGGGAATAGCACTTAACTAGTCAGGTTCTTAGAAGGCCAAACCCATGAGGCTACGCACTTCTTGCCTTCATGCAGTGGGGCACACACCCTGACGTACTTCCTGTCTCTGCACCTCTGGCCTATGTGTGATCAACACATTCTGTGCAGTCGGGGcagccagccttgcctacagAAGTGAAAACACAAGGTTTGTTATCTCACGTGAACAGCCCAGCATGCCAGCAGGCGGGCCTTATGTCAGAGGCACTGCTGTTTTATAGTTCTCTTGAGCAAAGTGATTTAAACTTAAAACACAACTTTAGCCCTCACAAAACATTACATTTACAGTCCTGATAGAGCCATTGTTCTTTTTAGTGTCTTGTCACGGGGGCATGACGGCAACAAGCCCCATGGTAGCCAAAGCAAAAGCTGGGGTCATGTCCTGAGCTGCAGGCACTCAGCAAATAGAGCAAACCTCAAGTTGGGCGAGGCCTAAAGCCCTGAAAGCTGCTCctgggacacacttcctcccGAAAAGCTGCAGCCTTAAATTCTGCCCCCACAGTCACCAACAGAGGACCAAGTGTTCACGTACAAGGGGTCAACTGAGTCCAGGGGCCCAGGATCGGGGTGCAAAGCTGCTCACAGTGCAGAGGATGAGGTCTTCTCTGAATGCCCATAGGAGGGACAGCCAGTCTGTCTTGCTCTGATGTAGGCGAAACCTCGGAATCAAATAGCTACCGAAACAGCTTGCTTGGGAGAGCATGAGGCAGAAGAACCAGTCAGCTTCTGGCTGACTACTGTTTGTCTAGATGGGGTCCAAAGCAGGGTTGCATGTGCTGGGGATACGGAGTTTATTTGGGGTCTCATCCCGGGTGTGCTGACCTGAAGTTGTGTCTTCTGTTTTacttttgaagacagggtttctctgtgtaaccctggttgtcctgaaattcactctgtagaccaggctggcctccaactcagaggtggcttgcctctgcctcctgagtgctgggactgaatgcatgcaccaccaccaacCAGCCCTTACAGTGAAATGCTTAAAGTGGAGAGATGGTGAGGACATATTGAGGAGGCTTCTAGAACATTCCAGAAGCTCCCACAAGGCTTAAGAGAAGGGTAGGGAGACAGACGCTTAAAAGAAACCGAGGCAGGAAGGGCTGTCTTGCTACAGAACGCATATAGAAAAGTGCATGGGTGTAGCACACGCCGCTCTGCAGgcatgacctctgacctccagccCTGGAACCATCTGCTTGGCAGAGAATACCAGGGACCCCCTGTCAGCCAGCCAGCTCCCTGTACCCCTCCCTTAGGAGCTGCCTCAACTGAAGGTTGGGAGGAGGTGGGGCGGAAGCTGCTGGACTCTCCCTTCTCAAAGGCGCCTCAGGCTGGCTAGTAACTCCTAAGTCCTGCTTAGCCATCTGGCTGCCACTCTCCGGGTGTCAGAGGACGAGACTTACTGTAGACTAGTGTCTGGCATGGCGGCACtcgcctttgaccccagcacagGGATCCCAGCAgagcaggtggatccctgagtctgaggccaacctgctctacaaagagagttccaggctagccagggccacagagggaccccatctcaaaaaagaaaaaaaaaaagccccaaactTCCCATAACTGGAGCTGTCGGGGTGCAGCTTGGCCATAGACCAAGTGCCTAGTGTAGCGGAGGTTGGCATTCTATGCCCAGCACTGAAGGACCCTGCAAATTTTGCCAGAGGTTCTGAAGAGGAGTTTGGGGGTCAGGCAGGCACACAGGACCTTGGCAGAGATGGACTGGGTGCAAACCAGGGAGCAAGCTGGGGCTGCCTGGTCAGTTCTACCTGCCTGGGAGCAGAGAGGGTCCCTGCGGAGGTGGAAGTAGGGGAAGGGAAGATACTTAACCAGGAGAGGGAATCATAGAGTTCCCAGACTAGAGTGTCTCGACCTCTGGCCCCTAGGAAACCGCTGAGGAATGGCCTGGTGAAGGACAAGCTCTTCTGAGTCCGCTGTCCTCAACGCCGGCCTTCCAGGACTCAGTCCCACCCTACCTGGGAGACCGGCCCCGCCCCCGGAGATTCGACCTCGTCACTGGAGGCCTGGCCCCgcctttgggagcctggcctCGCCCCCAGGACGCCAGCCCCGCCCTAAGATGCAAGATGCGGCCCTTCTCCAGGGATTCCGGCTGCCAGCAGCTCCGCCCTCCAGGTCACCTCTCGACCACCCACCTTCGGACGGTCGCCCAGGCCTGCCCTCCCGACCAGTGAGGTCCGAACACGCCCCCTCCAGGACCTTAAAGTCCCCCGGACGTACGGCCACTAGCCCACCGGTCCCCGACACAGTGGCCCCACTGACTCTCTTGGACACCGCCTCGGAGGAAAATGCTCCCTGTTCCTCGCCCATCTGGCGCCCAAttcctctttctgctcctgctcctgctgccctcGACGCCCCTGGCCAGGGGCCCAGCATCCTCAGGTCCCGCCATGGCGGCCCTACTCCAGGCCCTCGGACTACAAGACGCGCCCCGGGGCGCCCCTCCGCTCCGACCTGTGCCTCCTGTCATGTGGCGCCTGTTCCGCCGCCGAGACCCCCAGGAGGCCAGAGGGGGGCACCCTCTGCCACCATGCCACGTGGAGGAACTGGGGGTCCCCGGAAACATCGTGCGCCACATCCCGGGCAGCGGTGAGTGGGGGTTTGTGGTGGGATAAGGGTTCGCGAGGCTGAGGGAGCCCCACGCGCCCCTTCCAGCCTGCTGGCCGGATAGGCCCATTTTCTAAGTCTTCTGCACACAAGGACAAATGCTGGGGCTTCCCAGGTCCCAGTCTCTGCCCAGCCCCCACTCCAACACCTCCCATTCTTCGATGCCTTCCTTCGGGTCACTTTCCTGGGCCCCCAGGGCCCGGCTGGCCGGTTGCCTCCTGCCTCCAAGCGTGGCCTTGGCGCCCCACAGTGTCCCTTGCAGCGGGTGCCCTGCCCCCACTCCAGCCGGAGGCGCGCTCCCCCTGCTGGAACCCCGCGCCATGTCTGCCTCTCTTCGCACCTCCAGGCCTGTCCTCCAGTCCCCCAGAGCCCGCCAGGACCCCGGGGGTGTGCCCCGAGTGGACTGTCGCCTTCGACATGTCGAGCGTGGGGCCCACGGAGCACCCGACACGCGCGCGCCTGGAGTTGCGGCTGGAGGCCGAGAGCGAGGACGCGCGAGGCCGGGAGCTAAGCGTGGCGCTGCCGGCCGGGCGCCCCGAGCTCCTGCGCGTGCCGGCGCCGCCCGGGCTGCCGCTGCGTGTGGACCTACTGGGGACGGCGGTGGCCGCCAACGCCTCGGTGCCGCGCGCGCTGCGGCTGGCCCTGGCGCTGCACCCCGGGGCCTCAGCCGCCTGTGCGCGCCTGGCTGAGGCGTCACTGCTGCTGGTGACACTGGACCCGCGTCTGTGTCCTCCGCCGCGACTGCGGCGCCACACGGAGCTGGCGGTGGGCGGCGGCCCCGGGGGCACGTGTCGCGCCCGGCGGCTGCACGTGAGCTTCCGTGAGGTGGGCTGGCACCGCTGGGTGATAGCGCCGCGGGGCTTCCTGGCCAACTTCTGCCAGGGCGCGTGTGCACTGCCGGAGACGCTGCGGGGCCCCGGCGGGCCGCCCGCCCTCAACCACGCCGTGCTGCGCGCGCTCATGCACGAAGCCGCCCCCGCCCCGGGGGGAGGCCTGCCCTGCTGTGTGCCCGCGCGCCTGTCGCCCATCTCCGTGCTGTTCTTCGACAACAGCGACAACGTGGTGCTGCGCCACTACGAGGACATGGTGGTGGACGAGTGCGGCTGCCGCTGAGTGCCTGGGACACCCCTGCAGGGATGGCCCCAAGCGGAAGCGAGGCTCGTTTGTTCACGTTTTATTGGTGACAAAAAGCTTAAAACAAATTTGACCAAAAATTAAGTTCCATTGCATTGGCGCAGGTGCCTGGGTAGGGGTCGGGTGGCTGCCGCGGGAGGTGGGGGGCCGGGGCCGGGCGCCCAGCACTGAAGCCTCCACCCACGATGGGGAAGGACCCGCGGGCCGTCACGCATTGGTCACGCTCACGAGTTCGCCTGCGGCCTATGAAGCTCAAACTCAAATCCTCCGGCCGCGGTGATCCCAGGCTGCTGCGGGGCTCGGGCTCCTCAGTGCTGCCTCTCTGGAAGCTTCTCAAATCTCCCAGGTCCACCACTCTGGTCTTAGAGACAAACTGATCCACGTACTTCCCATATTCCTTTGAAAGAATctttaggataaaaaaaaaaaaaaacaaaccaaaaaaacaaaaagacaaacaaacaaaaaaaaaggacaaacaaaacaaaacaaaaaaccaaaaaaaaaaaaccaaaacaaaaaaacagaaaaacccccAATACcgtatttctttaaaatgaaaccCCTTAGCGCTGGGACCGCGCGCTGATGCTCTTGGCCGCCCGCCTGGGCACAGAAACGCGAAGTTCGTCCTGCTAAAACGTAGCCCCTCAATCacgagaaacaaagaaaaagaacagcgGGCCGGTCCTGGCGAGGCCTCTCCCTCTGGTGGGCGCGGCGCCGGGCCGGCCTCGCAGCGGTGCGGGCCTCTCTCCTCTCGCCGCCCGCAGGGGGCGCCCGCTCCTCGGCGCTCCGCTCCATCGTCCTCCCTGGCTGCTCTCTGCTCGCTCtcgctcctctcctttcctctcctctcggCTGCTCACACAGTGGTGCTTCAGTTTTAGCAGTGGAAAACAggtatccatttatttttatattttattacccAGAATAAGATGCTGATAGACTAAGCCACAGAGCTTAGCTCCTCCGCCACCACCTGTGATCAAGGACGGGGTGAGAGGTCAGGTCCAGCTGAGGAGGAACCTGCCCGCAGCCCACATCTACTTGCCTTCTAGTACTGGGACAGCCCGGTGACCCCGCCGTGCTGGTACGCCCGCTCTCCCTGGTAGGTGGAGTCTTGGGAGAGCGCCACGTCGATCTGTGACTTAAACTCGTCCCCGAGGTAGCTGTCCTGAAAGCAGAGCCAGGGTGAGCAGACCAAGAAACCCAGCAGACCCCACCCACCCCCTCCTCAGACCCCATACTGTTAGCCACAGCGGCAGAAGACAGGCTCAGGCCCATAGCACAGTCCAGTCAGGGACGTACTCCTCAGAAAGGCatctcctcccccaaccccctctGCAGGGTGCTGGCGAGGGCCCACCTGGGACAATTCTGGCTGGGAGAGGCCGGGCTGGCTCATCTGGGAGGGCTGGCTCATGGACACGTAGCCCTGTGTGAGGGCACCCTGCGAAAAGGGCTGGGAGGCCacatcctggctggcctggctgcTAGGCAGGGTGGTCTGGCTGGGCCCGGGAAGCCCGAAGCGGTTCTTCTGGCGGCCCCCACGGCCAGTCTTGCTTTTTGGGGTGCCCCGGCCTGAAAGACAGCAGTTAAAGATGGCGAGCACCAGCTAAGCCAGCATGTCAGGCGAGGCGCCCCGATGGTGATGATCAGCCACTTACCCGCAGCCGGCCCATTGGCTTGTCCAAAGTACCCAGGTGGTGGCATGGGAGGCATAACCAAGTTGAAGGGAATAGGGATGTTCATGGCGGCCACGTGGCTGGGGCCTGCACTGATCATGCCGATCTGGTCATGGGTCTGAAAGTACATGTTCGAAGGCCGGCCTGCAAGACACCTGGACTCAGACAGGACCAGTGGACATTGGCTGCATTGAAGTAGCCACTGGTCCAGCCAGACAAGCAAGGAATCGGAGGGAGGGGGAGTGTGTCTGCCATGCAGGGTGCCAGTACAGGAGAAGAACTGACAGGGGCTGCTGAGACTCTGGCCATGAAGGCGCTTTCTAGGCAACTCGGAAGCTTCCGGAAGGCAGAGGCCAAGACTGACTGAGGTGGTCATGTGTTTGCCCCAGGATCCAGGCAGCAACAGGCACTAAGGCTGTTATGCGAACGGGCAGCCCCAGCACTATCGAGGGGCCACGGTGCAAACCATtagcagaggccagagcagcCCTTGGGGGCCAGAGCCTGGGAGGGGCGGGTGCAGACGGGGACGTGGGGAGGTAAGCACGCTGGTGCTTCCAGGAAGGCTCACCCTGGCTGCTCCGGTCATACACTGATCCGGGGATGATGGCTTCCCGGGCATCATACATGGCTGTTGTCATGAAGCGGGCCCCCTGCAGGGTGGCACAAGATCGAGGAATGTGTCAGtcaacagcagcagctgctgagAGCGCCCGGCTCTCCCGGCTCCCAGCAGCCCCTGGCCCACCGGGTTGACGGTGTTAACGAGCTTCCGAGGCTTGCTGAACTGCATGAGGCTCTCCCGCAGGTTGTTGAGCGGCCCTTCCACCAGCGCCTTCTGCTCCTTGTAGTAGCTCAGCAGGTGGTTCCACAGAGGCTGCTTTGATAGCGCCTTTGGGTTACCCACAATGATCACACCGTACCTGCAGAGCAACCGACATGCTGAGAGCCCGGGCCACACCCACCTGACCCTGCCGTCTAGGGCTAGCCCCTGACCGTGAAGAGCCAAACCCTGGCCAACACATGAGGCAGCACCTTAAAAAGCAGCTGCCACCACCCAGGAGCCAAGCTGAGAAGAAAGCCGCAAGAAGAGCCCCAGGCGGTGCCTGCCATGGGCCTCTCTGTGACCTACAGGGTCACGTTGTGTCCCTGAACCGACAGGGCACTAAGGAGGCCATAATGCCCAGATCTCAGACGCAGTGCCAGAGCACACATACAAGACAGACACGGGAGAACAGAGTGGAGGAGGGGCTTCCTGTTCCTGGCTGGGGGTGGATGGCAGCAATGGGCAGCGGCCTACCTCGCTCTGGTGAGAGCCACGTTGAGACGCCTGGGGTCGTTTAGAAACCCAATACCCTGGTGCTCGTTGGCACGCACGCAGGAGAGGATGATGAAGTCCTTCTCCCGGCCCTGGAAGGCATCCACACTGGCGATCTCCACTTCCTGAAGGAGATAGTGTCCCGTCAAGCACAAGCTGGCCCCTTGCTCTCTTACCCCTTCCTTCAGGTGCACAGGAGTAGCTGCAGCACTGAGTACAGTACAGCCTGAAGCCCCAAGTCCGCAGTGACAGACAGCCCACAGGCCCGTCACAGACAAGCAAGagactgtgtgtgctgtgtggtgCCAACCTCAACACAAAACCCGCCAGAGCTCTGCATCGGTCACACGCCCAGGACCAAGTGCTAAGTTCCCATTAGACTGAAAGAGCCTTATCCCCCAGGCGGTACCGActgccctgcccctcactgcATAACTCCGGACTGCTCTCTGAGACAAACTCTTACTGcatagttctggctgtcttgACGCTCACAGGCAAGGCTGACCTAAAAGTCAGAAGCCACTTGCCTGGGCCACCAGAGCACTGACATTCAAGGCATGCCACCACATTCCTTGGCTACAGCATGGCCTGGAGGGCATTCTGTGGCGCTGATTGTGCCTGATGGCGCCCCAACGCTGGCAATGTGCTGGCGTTGTGCTGGCTCCTAACTGCTCCCGCTTCAgggcacattttaaaatgtattaattagTTTAGGACATTGGCTACGTGCCCTTACGTATATCCCACCGCAATGACAACAGAGAACTTCATCAGTCCTCTACTTCCAGGACGGGGGTCCCAGGGAGTAAACTCATGTCATCAGGAGAACCACTCAGCCATGGCCCTCAGGCATCGTCTCACAGGGAGAGAAGACGGGCACAGGGTACCTGGTAGAGCTTGGTGTGCAGGGAGCCGCTGAACTGCATGTACTGCACCAGGTAGGAGCGCTGGCCCTCGTAGGGTGTGATGATGCCGATCTGGTCAGGCTTCGCACCCGCCTTCAGCAGCTTCGTAGTTATCTTCTCCACATTGGCTGCCTCCGTCCTAAGAACACCTGGCTGTCAGTGCCAGGGTCCCCACAGGTCCCAGCCTGATAGACCTCCAGCAGTCAAGGGCTCTCTGGAGGCCCTACCCTCTCCTGAGGCCCCAGGAGAAACAACAGCCTTGCTCGTGCCTTGCCCCTCATACTCTGGTTACAACAAGCAGAATGTCCTAGGAAATAAAATGCTGTGGTCTTGGGTCTAAGAGGCAAGGGTGAGAAAGTGGTTTTATGCCAGACACTCAGCTGCATACCTGTTGAGGTAGGACGTCCCGGAGCTGGCAATCTCCTCCTGGCCCTGCGTCACGTAGAAGAACATGGGCTTGTCAGGCTGTGGCCACTGGAAGTCAAAGCCCTTCTTGACACGATCAGCTGTGTCAGGAAAGACAGACAGCGTCAGTGCTGAGAAGCCCCAGCGGCTGGCTCCAAGTGCACCCACACTGAGGGCCGCGAGGTCGCTGCGCTAGGAGCACCACCTCCAGGGCACCTGAGCCACAGGCCTGTGACAGAGCAGGGCAACAAAGGGGCAGGCCAACACTGTTTAAGACACCTCTGCCTTCTTGGGAACACAAGGACACTTCTCGTCCTGACTAAGTGGTGATCACAAGCAGCCGACAACAGGCAGCACCCAGGAGCCCTCCCATGCCCCAGCAGCCACACAGGGCAGAGCAGGTGCAGCTAGGGCCTGGCCAGCAGAGTGCTGGTGCCCCACCGTGGTTGCCGGGACCTACATGCCAGCCACAGAGGCACAGCCCCAAGCAGGCTCTTTGCTGTCACAGTTCATCCGACACAGGCATCAGATCACAGCCTCATGGAGAAATAAAGGCACTGTGTTGAAGCTGTGTGTGCTaatttgagataggctctcactatctcactatgcagccctggctggccctggCCTTACAGCAatcctgtctctctgcttcctgggtgctgagattaaagctggGAGACACCATGTCAAGTTCTTACAGTTTTTTTAAGTATGGAACGTTTCATATTTCACgcttgcatgtcatccttgcatAGGGGCCATGCTGATAACCTTCTCTGTGTCATCCCACTTTTAGTGTATGTGCTGCGGAAGCGAGTACTCTTACATTGTCATGAAAAATAACTTTATGCTGCAAGACATGTCAGCCTTTTACTCCTTGTGGCCAAATTGCTCCACTTTTTACTCTCAGGCTTCATGGAGGATGGCTGGGCCCAGCTGCTTCCTGTGTCAGCCTTGACACAGTGACAAGTTTGAGCCATGAGAAAAGTAGCTTCCAGGGAACAAACAGCTTGGCAGGTGTGTGTCTGAGATagttccaggcccttctgggtaaCTGTGGCCCATCTGACACCACAGCAAGCCCACACTCAGGCAGTGGCCTCTTCAGCTGATCTATCTACTGCCCAGGGCCCCTAGGTCCTCCCAATGGACACTGTGAAAAAACCGTGAAGGGGTCACCACCATAGATAGTCTCAGGACAGGGCCAGAACCACATTCAAAGGTACCCCTAGTATCACAGATCACTGCAGGTGACAGCTGGTGACCTTAGGAGACAGGCTCGCACAACCCACCTTCCTGGTCTCATCACCCTGACAGTTCACCCTGTCCTCCTCACCTAGGTGACATCTCAGCCACCATCACAAGGAAAGGGCTGTCAGGGCAGCTCAGTTCTAAGCACGGGACTGTCCAAGGCCTCTGTGAGGCACCTAGCTCAGCACCCAGCATAAAGCAACAGCTGAGGAGGTGGAGCTACTGCGTGTCCTGACCATGATGAAAGGCACAGCTACCCTAGAATTCCCATGAAGATGGGCATTTGCAGACAGCTCTGTGTGTCCACCATATACCATACACTCCAGAGCATGTGGCCGCAGAGCACTGTGCCTTAGGAGCTGTGTTGAGTGGCACCATGAAGGCCTTATGGAGGAGCCACGAGGCATGGCCCAACTGTTACCTGCAGTGACGCCGTTCTGCAATGAGCCCTCGTAGAAGATGTTGGACGGGAAGGCGCTGAGTGCGGGGTGCATGCGGTACTGCACCTGCAGGCGGATGGGCCGGATGCCCAGCACCACCAAGCGCTCGAAGAGTGACTGTGACAGTCCGGCCTTGGCTGCCTTCTTGCACATCACTACTGGACCCAGCTGGCAATGGTCGCCCACAAGGATCAGCTGCAGCAAGAAGTCCCTCAGATCAACACCTCAGGCTCCGGGAAGTCTAAGTGCCTCCCGCAAGGGACTGGAGTAAACCTCCACCATCTAAAAGTTAACTAGGAATACCCCTAGGCAGGAGATGGCTGCTCTGGGCACACTGCCCACACACCAATTGGCGGCAGGTCTAGTGTCACCCAGCACCACCGCAGGAAGAGGTTGTCAGGGGCCACAGGAGTGGCAGGCACCCACCTGCTTGGCCCCGAGGACCACAGGCACCATGCACTCGGGCTCAGTGGCCTGGGTGCTCTCATCAATGAGGATGGAACGGAACTGCATCTTGGCCAGCCTCGGATCACCAGCACCCACACACGTGCAGCAGATGACATCTGCATTCTGGGGAAGGCACAGGCATCAGAACACATGTGTGGTCTACCTCACATGGACAGGTGGCTTAGGATGGGACCTGGAGAGCCCTGCTCTACAGCCGCCCAAGACCCGTGTGCACATGTACAAGCTGTTCTGACAGGGTCTTGCATGTTGCTTCAGGCTGGCTCTCCACATGCAGTTCTCCAGCAAGTACATAAGCCAATCCTCCCCTAGCCCAAGCACGCATGGCATCACAGGCCACCAGAAGCATCAACTGTCACCACCCAGCACAGACAGCTGTGTCTGCCAACTGTCTCCAGAACAGTGCTGAGCTGGTAGCTCCCCACGGCTGAGACTCCAATTTTGGTGGACTTATTTGTTAGAGCCGGGAGGCCGACAGGGAGTGACGGCAGCGGTCTCCCTGACTATGGGCATAgattgaggagagcaggggcctcCAAGTTCTCCAAAGCAAAGGCACAGGCACCCTCAACATCTACCAGGCTTCTGAAGACCCCAAGAAGCCCTGGGGTCCCAGCCGTCCCCAGCTCTTTCAGGCCCATGCCCACAGGAAGCAGCCCCCAGCCAAGGCTCCTGGGCTGGCCCCAAGCTCACCATCAGCAGCTCTCTCTCAGCCGTGCGCTTGAGTGCCCGGTACCGCTTCTCATCTGCAGACGACAGCTCGCCTGTCTCGTCCTTCAGCTGCTGTAGTTTCTGCAGCTCAGGCATGCTACAGAACACACGGCAGGAGTCAGCACCAGCGCAGGCTGCAGCCTGTACCGGGCCCTCTGCTAGAGACACTCACCTGTCCATGTTCCTGATCTGATTGTGCAAGGCCAGGAAGGACACCGGGGAGTCAATGGCCTCGCGGCTCTTGGCGCAGAGGCGTACAACCTTCAGCCCTGTCTGGTGTATCTTCTCTGTGAGCTGGTCTACGGCGATGTTACTTGGGGCACAAACAAGCACAGGCCTACACACAGTGGAACAGACTGTCAGCATCACCCATGGCTCAGCAAAGCCGAGTCCATGGCAAAGCTGCATAGCTGTGACTGGCAGGTGCATTTATGCCAAGGTAGAACAAGCAAAACCTCCTGTCACCTGCTAAGCCGCTATCAGCTAAATGCCACCCTCACCCTCTTGTTAATGCAAGGTGGGCCTATGGGCTGTGGGCCATACAAGGTGCCTGTATGGTGACACTGCTTGTGTTTGCTATGTGGTCCTGGCAGGGCTGAAGCACAAACCACCAGGCTATACAAGACACTGCCACGTCCACCCACAAGGCTGTTGCTGTTGAGTACCTACCCATTGCCCTGCCGAGCTAGGTGGTAGACAATTGTGGCTGACGTGACAGTCTTGCCTGTGCCTGGAGGGCCCTGGATGAGGCTGAGTGGTCTCTGCAGCACGGTCTTCACAGCGTACACCTGCAAGGACAGCGCATCAGCAGAGCTGTGACGGCCACAGCCCCCACAGGCCCTGGCTCCAGGGGCCCCATGTTACCTGAGAGTGGTTGAGGTCAGGGAGCCCCTGAGCCGTGAAGCGCTTCGGCAGCTGGCACTTGATGACCACGTCCTCCACCTCGTGGCCCAGCAGCTTGTGGTAGATATACCCTGACACGGAGGTCTCGTCCACAGCGAAGGTCTTCAGCGCACTCTGCATCCTGCAAACAGAGCCAGGGCAGAACCCACGTGGGCCACAGGTACTGGAGGGGGAGGTGGCCCCCAAGGGTATGGCCCTAGCACCTTGGGCCATCGGCAGACAAACCTGTCAAAAGAGGTCGACTTCCACACAAAATCCACCTGGAAGTTGTGGGTCACTTCCACGGGGGCGCCCACGCTGCTGCGGAGCTCAATAGCAATCTCATCACCGTAATCTGGCCGCTGAGTTAAGTCTGCTTCCTGTTAAAAGCCACCTTCCACAGGGGCTCTGGCTTCAGTCACTACACCAGCTCCCCTTGGTTAGCAGGCACAGGAACTACTGCAGCCAGGCCCCCGGTGCACGGAAATTGcccacacatacacgcacagCGTGAGTGGTGGGGTAGCCTCTAGGCAAGGCATATGTGGCACCACCATGCGCATGTCCCACACAGAGAGAAGATACAGAGGGAATCGGCCATATTAAGGCCCCAGGGACAGCCAGGCATCCTGCTGTACCACCCGTCCTCCCAGCATACGTGGCAAAGGATACTATCGGGGACCTTGATGACATGGCCAATCCCCTTCCATAGGGGCGCCAGGTCCCCTTTGTACCGCAGACAGATCTCATCACCCTGCATGAGCCGCATATCTTGCAGAAAAAAGCAGCAGAGTTAGTGCTTTCAAGAGGGCCGTGGCCTCCACCATGCAGAGTTCACATAAGGGACATGATACAGGGGAACTAGGAATTTTATGCTACTTATGgtcacaaatattttaaaacttaaaatcacCTCTTAACCAAATTATGACTAAATCCTCATTACCAGAGTCAGTCTTGGGCAAAGTGAAGAAGGCGATTCTCTTCTTGTTAAGGCCCAGGTCCCACCTGACCGTGATGTTATCTTGAGTCTGAACACACGAGAAACAGGGGCCCAGTTAGCCCCCCCACTCGTGGGCTGAGCTCCCCACAGGCCAGGGCCTCTAGGAAGGCCATGCCTGTGCTGTACGTCTTTGGGGTGCAGTGCACAGCACTCACAGACAGGAACTCCAATGTCTGGGAAATAAGCAACCAGGACCCCCCAAAACCCGCTGCCTAAGCCGGTCCCAGCAGCAAGCTTTGCAGAGAACCTCAGGAGACCCCACACGGACAGGCTCTGGGGGGAGAGAGGGCGCATGAGGGATCAGTGGCCTGGGCCCCACCTCCCAGAGATGTTCTTAGagctgtggacaaagctgtgaaCCAGACATATGGGGTTCTCCCTGGCCTGATGTTGTCTGTGAGCCTGCTTCCATCCAGGGTCAAGCCCTAGAAGAGTCCCTGACTTGGGAGACCCTTTACTAGAGGGCCAGCCACATCACCTGTGACTCCTTGAGCTTCTTGTCATAGTCAGCCTCTAGCTTGACCAGCGGCCCGAAGATGTTCTGGTACTGGTAGGCATCCTCATACCGCAGGAGCACATGCTGTGGCTCCTCATCCACACCTGGCTTCTCCAGGTCCTCCAGGGTGGCTGAAGGATTCTCCTATGGCCGAGAACAGTGCTGTTCTT belongs to Meriones unguiculatus strain TT.TT164.6M chromosome 4, Bangor_MerUng_6.1, whole genome shotgun sequence and includes:
- the Upf1 gene encoding regulator of nonsense transcripts 1 isoform X1: MSVEAYGPSSQTLTFLDTEEAELLGADTQGSEFEFTDFTLPSQTQTPPGGPGGAGGPSGAGAGGAVGQLDAQVGPEGILQNGAVDDSVAKTSQLLAELNFEEDEEDTYYTKDLPVHACSYCGIHDPACVVYCNTSKKWFCNGRGNTSGSHIVNHLVRAKCKEVTLHKDGPLGETVLECYNCGCRNVFLLGFIPAKADSVVVLLCRQPCASQSSLKDINWDSSQWQPLIQDRCFLSWLVKIPSEQEQLRARQITAQQINKLEELWKENPSATLEDLEKPGVDEEPQHVLLRYEDAYQYQNIFGPLVKLEADYDKKLKESQTQDNITVRWDLGLNKKRIAFFTLPKTDSGNEDLVIIWLRDMRLMQGDEICLRYKGDLAPLWKGIGHVIKVPDNLTQRPDYGDEIAIELRSSVGAPVEVTHNFQVDFVWKSTSFDRMQSALKTFAVDETSVSGYIYHKLLGHEVEDVVIKCQLPKRFTAQGLPDLNHSQVYAVKTVLQRPLSLIQGPPGTGKTVTSATIVYHLARQGNGPVLVCAPSNIAVDQLTEKIHQTGLKVVRLCAKSREAIDSPVSFLALHNQIRNMDSMPELQKLQQLKDETGELSSADEKRYRALKRTAERELLMNADVICCTCVGAGDPRLAKMQFRSILIDESTQATEPECMVPVVLGAKQLILVGDHCQLGPVVMCKKAAKAGLSQSLFERLVVLGIRPIRLQVQYRMHPALSAFPSNIFYEGSLQNGVTAADRVKKGFDFQWPQPDKPMFFYVTQGQEEIASSGTSYLNRTEAANVEKITTKLLKAGAKPDQIGIITPYEGQRSYLVQYMQFSGSLHTKLYQEVEIASVDAFQGREKDFIILSCVRANEHQGIGFLNDPRRLNVALTRARYGVIIVGNPKALSKQPLWNHLLSYYKEQKALVEGPLNNLRESLMQFSKPRKLVNTVNPGARFMTTAMYDAREAIIPGSVYDRSSQGRPSNMYFQTHDQIGMISAGPSHVAAMNIPIPFNLVMPPMPPPGYFGQANGPAAGRGTPKSKTGRGGRQKNRFGLPGPSQTTLPSSQASQDVASQPFSQGALTQGYVSMSQPSQMSQPGLSQPELSQDSYLGDEFKSQIDVALSQDSTYQGERAYQHGGVTGLSQY